From the genome of Pseudomonas sihuiensis:
AAACTGCAGCAGGAGAAATCCGGCGTGCAGCAGCAGCTGAAGAAGACCGAGACCGAGATGGGCGACCTGGAAAACCAGGTCAAGGAACTGCAGCGCGAACTCAAAGGCAGCGAGCAGGAAATCCAGCGCCTGGATCAGGAGAAAAAAAAACTCCAGGGCGCGCGCACTGAACAGCAACGACTGATCGGCATCCAGGCCCGCGCCGCCTATCAGAGCGGCCGCCAGGAATACGTCAAGCTGCTGCTCAACCAGCAGAACCCGGAAAAATTCTCACGTACCCTCACCTATTACGACTACCTCAGTCAGGCCCGCCTCGAGCAGCTCGCCGCGTTCAACGAGACTCTGCGCCAGCTGGCCAACGTCGAGCAGGAAATCACCAGCCACCAGGCCCAGTTGCAGGCGCAGAAGGCCGGCCTGGACGAACGTCACGCCAAGCTTGCCGAGGCGCGCAAGGAGCGCCAGCAGGCCCTGGCCAAGCTCAACAGCGACTTCGCCACCCGCGACCAGCGACTCAAGGCGCGCCAGCAGGAACAGGCCGAGCTGGGCCGCGTACTGAAGACCATCGAAGAAACCCTGGCCCGCCAGGCACGCGAGGCTGAAGAGGCGCGCAAGCGCGCCCTGGCCGCGCAACAGGCAGAGCAGGCGCGGCCAGGCAGCCAGCAGCCGAGTCAGCCAAGCGGCCCGTTGGTTACATCCGGCGCCGTCTACGGCGGGCCTTTCGCCAGCGCACGCGGCAAGCTGCCGTGGCCGGTCGATGGCCGATTGGTAGCACGCTAC
Proteins encoded in this window:
- a CDS encoding murein hydrolase activator EnvC family protein produces the protein MLRILALILLSSLIAPAIADQRADTQRQLEAARQDVAELKKLLEKLQQEKSGVQQQLKKTETEMGDLENQVKELQRELKGSEQEIQRLDQEKKKLQGARTEQQRLIGIQARAAYQSGRQEYVKLLLNQQNPEKFSRTLTYYDYLSQARLEQLAAFNETLRQLANVEQEITSHQAQLQAQKAGLDERHAKLAEARKERQQALAKLNSDFATRDQRLKARQQEQAELGRVLKTIEETLARQAREAEEARKRALAAQQAEQARPGSQQPSQPSGPLVTSGAVYGGPFASARGKLPWPVDGRLVARYGTPRGGDARTKWDGVLIGAPAGSQVRAVHGGRVVFADWLRGAGLLVILDHGNGYLSLYGHNQNLLKSAGDVVKAGDPIATVGSSGGQETSALYFAIRQNGRPSDPAQWCRAQG